One Chitinivorax sp. B DNA window includes the following coding sequences:
- a CDS encoding ABC transporter ATP-binding protein — translation MSLLSLKQIAHAYSHRRIIDGLSLELAKGEIGCLLGPSGCGKTTVLRCIAGFEQIGAGEIELNDQTVASPNQSLPPQHRRIGMVFQDYALFPHLTVAGNVGFGLHRMDKNNQAQRVIELLEIVGLSSLSQAYPHQLSGGQQQRVALARALAPRPELILMDEPFSNLDVELRKKLSEEIRQILKDQGMTAILVTHDQSEAFAMADQIGIMQHGRIEQWDTPYNLYHRPASRFVADFIGEGVFLPGRVLRHDLLEIELGEIRGEMPETCCLGCTADVLVRPDDILHDDASPVKAKVINKAFRGAEFLYTLELESGDQVLSLVPSHHNHAMGEWIGIRLEIDHVIAFQR, via the coding sequence ATGTCGCTTCTCTCACTCAAGCAAATCGCCCATGCCTATAGCCACCGCCGCATTATTGATGGACTGAGTCTGGAGTTGGCCAAGGGCGAAATCGGCTGCCTGCTTGGCCCTTCCGGCTGCGGTAAAACCACCGTCCTGCGTTGCATTGCGGGTTTCGAACAGATCGGAGCCGGTGAAATTGAGCTGAATGACCAAACCGTTGCCAGCCCAAACCAATCCTTACCACCACAGCATCGCCGCATTGGTATGGTTTTTCAGGACTATGCCCTTTTTCCGCATTTGACAGTTGCGGGCAACGTTGGCTTTGGCCTTCATAGGATGGACAAAAACAATCAGGCACAGCGAGTAATCGAACTACTGGAAATTGTTGGTCTGAGTAGCTTGTCACAAGCCTACCCCCACCAACTATCGGGCGGCCAGCAGCAGCGTGTCGCCCTGGCCCGTGCCTTGGCCCCTCGTCCAGAGCTGATCTTGATGGACGAGCCCTTTTCCAATCTGGATGTAGAGCTGCGCAAAAAACTATCTGAAGAAATACGCCAGATCTTGAAAGACCAAGGCATGACGGCCATCCTGGTCACCCATGACCAAAGCGAAGCCTTCGCCATGGCCGACCAGATCGGCATCATGCAACATGGCCGCATCGAGCAATGGGATACGCCCTATAACCTCTATCACCGCCCTGCCAGCCGATTCGTAGCGGACTTCATTGGCGAAGGCGTCTTCCTCCCCGGCCGGGTGCTACGCCATGACCTACTGGAGATTGAATTGGGCGAAATTCGTGGTGAAATGCCGGAGACTTGCTGCTTGGGCTGCACTGCAGACGTACTGGTCAGACCTGATGATATCCTGCATGACGACGCCAGCCCAGTAAAAGCCAAAGTCATCAACAAAGCCTTCCGAGGGGCCGAATTCCTCTATACCTTGGAATTGGAAAGCGGTGATCAAGTCCTGTCGCTCGTCCCCAGCCATCATAACCACGCCATGGGCGAATGGATTGGTATCAGGCTGGAGATTGACCATGTGATTGCGTTTCAGCGTTAA
- the uvrB gene encoding excinuclease ABC subunit UvrB — translation MVVTFPDSPYRLHQPFPPAGDQPTAINELVEGINDGLMYQTLLGVTGSGKTYTMANVIARTGRPAIVMAPNKTLAAQLYAEFREFFPENAVEYFVSYYDYYQPEAYVPSRDLFIEKDSQINEHIEQMRLSATKALLERPDCIIVATVSAIYGIGDPVDYHAMILHLSEGEKRPQRDIITRLITMQYERNELEFKRGVFRVRGDVIDIFPAENAELALRISLFDDEIESLALFDPLTGHVKQRVGRFTVFPSSHYVTPRATVLRAIETIKTELAERLEYYRREDKLVEAQRLEQRTRFDLEMLNEMGFCKGIENYSRHFSGRGFGEPPPTLIDYLPRNTIMIIDESHVTVPQVGGMYRGDRARKQNLVDYGFRLPSAMDNRPLKFEEFETLMPQTVFVSATPADYEATHQSHVAEQVVRPTGLVDPIIYIRPVGTQVDDLLSEINARVKVGERVLVTTLTKRMSEDLTDYLNEHGVKVRYLHSDIDTVERVEIIRDLRLGEFDVLVGINLLREGLDIPEVSLVAILDADKEGFLRSERSLIQTIGRAARHLHGTAILYADKITNSMRRAIDETERRRAKQIAFNEANGIVPKSVHKRIKDIIDGVYNPEEATAKLKAAQKQAGYHHLNEKELAKEIKRVEKEMLDAAKNLEFEKAAEMRDRLKLLKEMLFGPEV, via the coding sequence GTGGTTGTGACTTTTCCCGATAGCCCGTACCGACTGCATCAACCTTTTCCACCTGCTGGTGATCAACCAACGGCCATTAACGAGCTGGTAGAGGGCATCAATGATGGTCTGATGTACCAGACCCTGCTGGGTGTAACGGGCTCTGGCAAGACCTACACCATGGCCAATGTGATTGCCCGTACCGGTCGCCCGGCCATTGTGATGGCGCCCAACAAAACATTGGCGGCACAGTTGTATGCCGAATTCCGTGAGTTTTTTCCGGAAAATGCGGTGGAATATTTTGTCTCGTATTACGACTATTACCAGCCAGAAGCTTACGTGCCCAGCCGCGATCTGTTCATCGAAAAGGATTCGCAGATCAACGAGCATATCGAGCAGATGCGTTTGTCGGCCACCAAAGCGCTACTAGAGCGGCCTGACTGCATCATCGTGGCCACCGTTTCCGCCATTTACGGCATCGGTGATCCGGTGGATTACCATGCGATGATTCTGCACCTGAGTGAAGGCGAAAAGCGTCCGCAGCGGGACATCATCACCCGCCTCATTACCATGCAATACGAACGGAACGAACTGGAGTTCAAGCGAGGCGTATTCCGGGTGCGGGGTGATGTCATCGATATTTTCCCGGCAGAGAACGCAGAACTGGCCTTGCGTATTTCGTTATTCGATGACGAGATCGAATCACTGGCGCTGTTCGATCCGTTGACCGGTCACGTCAAGCAACGTGTCGGGCGCTTTACGGTATTCCCTTCCAGCCACTATGTCACACCGCGTGCTACGGTGCTGCGTGCCATCGAAACCATCAAGACTGAACTGGCAGAACGACTGGAATACTATCGTCGCGAGGATAAGTTGGTAGAGGCGCAACGACTGGAACAACGTACCCGCTTCGATCTGGAAATGCTTAATGAAATGGGCTTCTGCAAAGGGATTGAAAACTACTCCCGGCATTTTTCCGGACGGGGCTTCGGTGAGCCCCCCCCAACGCTGATCGACTACCTGCCGCGCAACACCATCATGATCATCGACGAGTCACACGTCACTGTTCCACAAGTGGGGGGGATGTACCGTGGTGACCGGGCACGTAAGCAAAATCTGGTGGATTATGGCTTCCGCTTACCCTCAGCGATGGATAACCGGCCACTCAAGTTTGAAGAGTTTGAAACGCTGATGCCGCAGACCGTTTTCGTGTCGGCAACGCCCGCAGACTACGAAGCAACCCATCAAAGCCATGTGGCAGAGCAGGTGGTGCGTCCCACCGGCCTGGTCGACCCGATCATTTATATCCGGCCGGTTGGTACGCAGGTGGATGATTTGCTGTCGGAAATCAATGCCCGCGTTAAAGTCGGGGAACGGGTACTGGTCACTACCTTGACCAAGCGGATGTCGGAAGACCTGACAGACTACCTGAATGAACATGGTGTCAAAGTACGCTATCTGCACTCAGATATTGACACCGTCGAGCGCGTTGAAATTATCCGAGACTTGCGGCTGGGCGAGTTTGACGTGCTAGTGGGTATCAACCTGTTACGAGAAGGCCTGGATATTCCAGAGGTCTCATTGGTGGCCATTCTGGATGCCGACAAGGAAGGCTTCCTGCGTAGCGAACGCAGCCTGATCCAGACCATCGGCCGTGCTGCCCGCCACTTGCATGGTACGGCAATCCTTTATGCCGACAAGATCACCAACTCCATGCGTCGTGCCATTGATGAAACTGAGCGCCGCCGTGCCAAGCAGATTGCCTTTAACGAAGCCAATGGCATCGTGCCGAAAAGTGTTCATAAGCGCATCAAGGACATCATCGACGGCGTCTATAACCCAGAAGAAGCCACAGCCAAGCTCAAAGCCGCCCAGAAACAGGCTGGCTACCATCACCTGAATGAGAAGGAACTGGCCAAAGAGATCAAGCGGGTTGAAAAAGAGATGTTGGATGCAGCGAAGAATCTGGAGTTTGAAAAAGCGGCAGAGATGCGGGATCGGTTGAAGTTGTTGAAGGAAATGTTGTTTGGGCCGGAGGTTTGA
- a CDS encoding iron ABC transporter permease — MLIALIPLIPLGVVLAAWAQPPTEVWTHLVDTLLWELVGNTAWLAIGVGTGTLLLGVGLAWLTAIYQFPGQRFFRWALMLPLAMPAYVTAFAVIGLMEFTGPIQTLLREWFGTSAWFPRIRSRGGVILVMSFALYPYVYLLALNAFQSQGRRALEAAQSLGLSRARGFIRVALPMARPWIIGGAMLAMMETLADFGTVSIFNYDTFTTAIYKAWFQMFSLPAATQLASLLVVVVLAMAVAEQRTRGDKRYTQAGRSNQQHRINLNGWQAWGAMLICGLVLVLAFIIPAAQLIYWAAGIAAQDLDERYVDFVLHSILLAGFAAILVAVCALVLAYTQRRLKGHTSHWIARLATLGYAIPGSVLAVGIFVPIAWLDNLLIDYCRNWLPAGTHQILNGTLTVVLLAYLARFMAVGASPVESAMHRITLSQDEAARSLGLGGLSLIRRIHLPQLRAGLLSAMLLVFVDVMKEMPITLMTRPFGWDTLAIRVFEMTSEGEWQRAALPAIALVLVGLLPVLLLMQQSEQQPIPPHA, encoded by the coding sequence ATGTTGATCGCGTTGATACCATTGATACCGCTGGGCGTAGTTCTGGCAGCCTGGGCACAACCGCCCACTGAAGTATGGACCCATCTCGTCGACACCTTGTTATGGGAATTGGTGGGCAATACCGCCTGGTTGGCCATCGGCGTTGGCACCGGCACCTTGTTGCTGGGAGTCGGCCTGGCTTGGCTAACCGCCATCTACCAGTTTCCTGGTCAACGATTCTTCCGTTGGGCATTGATGTTGCCATTGGCCATGCCGGCATATGTAACCGCTTTCGCCGTCATCGGCCTGATGGAGTTCACCGGGCCGATTCAAACGTTGTTACGCGAATGGTTTGGTACCAGTGCATGGTTCCCTCGCATTCGATCGCGAGGTGGCGTGATTCTGGTCATGAGCTTTGCACTGTATCCCTATGTCTATCTGCTGGCGCTGAATGCGTTTCAAAGCCAGGGACGTCGGGCCTTGGAGGCCGCACAATCCCTGGGGTTATCCAGGGCGCGCGGATTCATCCGTGTTGCACTCCCGATGGCTCGTCCCTGGATCATCGGCGGTGCCATGCTGGCCATGATGGAGACCCTGGCTGATTTTGGTACCGTCTCCATCTTCAACTACGACACCTTCACCACCGCCATCTACAAGGCATGGTTCCAGATGTTCTCACTACCAGCAGCCACCCAACTGGCATCGCTACTGGTCGTGGTAGTACTGGCAATGGCCGTGGCCGAACAACGCACCCGTGGGGACAAGCGCTATACGCAAGCTGGCCGTAGTAACCAACAACATCGTATCAACCTGAACGGCTGGCAGGCCTGGGGAGCCATGTTGATATGTGGGTTGGTTCTGGTACTGGCCTTCATCATTCCTGCAGCCCAGTTGATCTATTGGGCAGCGGGTATTGCCGCACAGGATCTGGACGAGCGCTATGTCGATTTCGTCCTGCATTCCATCCTCCTCGCTGGCTTTGCTGCCATATTGGTGGCCGTCTGTGCCTTGGTATTGGCCTATACTCAGCGGCGCCTGAAAGGCCACACCAGCCACTGGATTGCAAGATTGGCCACCTTGGGTTATGCCATCCCCGGGTCGGTTCTGGCAGTCGGTATCTTCGTCCCGATCGCCTGGCTGGATAACTTGCTGATCGATTACTGTCGAAACTGGCTACCTGCTGGAACCCATCAGATTCTCAATGGCACCCTGACCGTCGTCCTACTGGCCTATCTAGCCCGTTTCATGGCGGTGGGGGCCAGCCCAGTAGAATCCGCCATGCACCGTATTACCCTCAGCCAGGACGAAGCCGCCCGAAGCCTGGGATTGGGTGGACTATCACTGATCCGCCGCATCCACTTGCCACAACTGCGTGCAGGCTTGTTATCCGCCATGTTGTTGGTGTTTGTAGATGTAATGAAGGAAATGCCAATTACGTTGATGACCCGCCCCTTCGGTTGGGACACCCTCGCCATTCGTGTCTTTGAGATGACCAGCGAAGGTGAATGGCAACGCGCGGCCCTGCCCGCCATCGCGTTGGTGCTGGTTGGTCTATTACCGGTTTTGCTGTTGATGCAGCAAAGTGAACAACAACCTATACCCCCCCACGCCTGA
- a CDS encoding VOC family protein, with product MLHHLSFGVADLVRATTFYDAVLSALGYQRVWTDDDAIGYGLSGGGDLFCLKLRGANAKAPGDGFHLAFAAPSPAAVVQFHAVALLHGGIDNGSPGLRLDYGDDYFAAFVIDPDGHHIEAVWSNRCTC from the coding sequence ATGCTACATCACCTTTCATTCGGCGTGGCTGATTTGGTCCGTGCCACGACATTTTATGATGCTGTGCTGTCTGCCTTGGGTTACCAGCGGGTATGGACCGACGATGATGCCATTGGCTATGGCTTGTCAGGTGGTGGAGACCTGTTCTGTTTGAAGCTGCGTGGTGCGAATGCCAAAGCGCCAGGAGATGGGTTTCATCTGGCTTTTGCCGCACCGTCACCAGCAGCCGTCGTGCAGTTTCATGCCGTCGCATTGCTGCATGGCGGTATTGACAATGGTTCACCAGGCTTACGTTTGGATTATGGTGATGACTATTTTGCAGCTTTTGTAATCGACCCGGATGGGCACCACATTGAGGCTGTGTGGAGCAACCGTTGTACTTGTTGA